A section of the Clostridium felsineum DSM 794 genome encodes:
- a CDS encoding CDP-alcohol phosphatidyltransferase family protein: MFIGIYNRSVIITYLGIISAMFGVYLAGKHSIRYAMLCLVVAGVCDLFDGKVARACKRTEEEKLFGIQLDSLADVVCFSALPIAIFYGMGLNKWYHIIIYTLLTIAAITRLGFFNIKVMDTNRDKPVDYYSGLPVTSAAMVFPLFWLLSFYLNRNLFLLVYTIIIALVAFLFVANIKIKKPKGAAYGVMVILAIIMIAAIVFIK, encoded by the coding sequence ATGTTTATAGGAATATATAATAGATCAGTAATTATAACTTATTTAGGAATAATATCAGCAATGTTTGGAGTGTATTTAGCGGGAAAGCACAGTATTAGGTATGCAATGTTGTGTTTAGTTGTGGCTGGAGTTTGTGATCTTTTTGATGGGAAGGTTGCTAGAGCGTGTAAAAGAACTGAAGAAGAAAAATTATTTGGAATACAACTTGATTCGTTGGCAGATGTAGTGTGTTTCTCAGCATTACCTATAGCAATATTTTATGGAATGGGATTAAATAAGTGGTATCATATAATTATTTATACATTACTTACAATAGCAGCAATTACTCGATTGGGATTTTTTAATATAAAGGTTATGGATACTAATAGGGATAAACCTGTGGATTATTACAGTGGACTTCCAGTAACCTCAGCAGCAATGGTGTTTCCGCTTTTTTGGCTATTATCCTTTTACTTAAATAGAAATTTATTTCTATTAGTTTATACAATAATTATTGCTTTGGTTGCTTTCTTATTTGTTGCTAACATTAAAATAAAAAAACCTAAAGGAGCAGCATACGGAGTTATGGTTATACTTGCTATAATTATGATAGCTGCAATAGTATTTATAAAATAG
- a CDS encoding PEP/pyruvate-binding domain-containing protein translates to MIFDIGEGELSKKFGNKAKFLMKMKKQGFRVPDGFVIDSNTYTEIISHNEKREEIEEILKDIDKSNIASKSCSLFKIFENLIIQDSIIKEIEKKLKKGTKYAVRSSGLKEDLEDFSFAGQYSTFLNVEGIKDIKKAILGCYKSMYTEVVLSYFVDNKLDLKDLQMAIVIQEMIEAEKSGIAFTVNPITGIDKEIVIETAEGLGESIVSGQVIPERYIYNWFEDKYDYNKTNRLLNEEELKELTSTALDIQTYLGYPSDIEFAIEKNKLYILQVRAITKIKYSKIKDEWTTANFKDSGVSASVCTPAMWSLYEYIWETVLKKFIVQSKILKEKELRKLGDMFFGRPYWNMSVVKKAMAKIPGYKEIDFDNEFGVKITYTGDGHTTKITPKTILNVIKIALNQRKILKDQNNNIVEYRKDILEKYDKYIKDENIYSLKEFENIWYTLIKKDYLKSQGTYFWQIFINTVHQTIFRDKLLKYVDKSEYLDLISGLDGVSHLRPFYDMWDMTRDILKDKESFEFWNESSIVEIKRQYEKECKKYFIPQFKNYIKAYGYHSKKELDVTYPCYCEDIETVIKMFKDTMLLDDSYNPKEDKKSQQKKYFKQLEKLKSKVSNRKYSKFISEVKDMREMLWWREEFRDITTKIYYVVRIYTLKLAELYKQNGIIDKEEDIWYLKIFDIWDFIDGKKSDKDIRSIIIRNRKYYNSFRNFENENEIGCKFEGIDLKEKSSSTDIVGVGCNNGIVTGTARVVESLDEIERLQVDDILITKFIDTGWTSKFAMLKGIVTEYGGLLCHAAIVSREYGIPCIVCAYNATKLIKDGSKISINGTTGEVTILEEGKACL, encoded by the coding sequence ATGATTTTTGATATTGGTGAAGGGGAGCTATCTAAAAAGTTTGGTAATAAAGCTAAGTTTCTAATGAAAATGAAAAAACAAGGTTTTAGAGTTCCAGATGGCTTTGTTATAGACAGTAATACATATACAGAAATCATTTCTCATAATGAAAAAAGAGAAGAAATAGAAGAAATATTAAAAGATATAGATAAATCTAATATAGCTAGTAAAAGTTGTAGTTTGTTTAAAATTTTTGAGAATTTGATAATTCAAGACAGTATAATAAAAGAAATAGAGAAGAAATTAAAAAAAGGAACAAAATATGCAGTTAGAAGTAGTGGATTAAAAGAAGATTTAGAGGATTTTTCTTTTGCTGGACAGTATTCAACTTTTTTAAATGTAGAAGGAATTAAGGATATAAAAAAAGCTATTCTTGGGTGCTATAAATCCATGTACACAGAAGTCGTATTGTCTTATTTTGTAGATAATAAGCTGGATTTAAAAGATCTTCAAATGGCAATTGTAATTCAAGAGATGATAGAGGCAGAGAAAAGTGGAATAGCTTTTACTGTAAATCCTATAACCGGAATTGATAAAGAAATAGTTATAGAAACGGCAGAAGGCTTGGGAGAGTCAATAGTAAGTGGACAAGTAATACCAGAGAGGTATATATATAATTGGTTTGAGGATAAATACGATTATAATAAAACCAATCGTTTGTTAAATGAGGAAGAACTCAAAGAACTTACAAGTACGGCATTAGACATACAAACATATCTTGGATACCCTTCAGATATTGAATTTGCAATAGAGAAGAATAAGCTATATATTTTGCAGGTTAGAGCTATTACAAAGATTAAGTATTCAAAAATAAAAGATGAGTGGACAACAGCTAATTTTAAAGATAGTGGAGTTTCTGCCTCGGTATGTACACCAGCTATGTGGAGTTTGTATGAATATATTTGGGAAACTGTATTAAAAAAATTTATAGTACAATCAAAGATCCTAAAAGAAAAAGAGTTGAGAAAGTTAGGAGATATGTTTTTTGGACGGCCTTATTGGAACATGAGTGTTGTAAAGAAGGCAATGGCAAAAATTCCTGGATATAAGGAGATAGACTTTGATAATGAATTTGGAGTTAAGATTACCTATACGGGAGATGGACATACAACTAAAATAACGCCTAAAACAATTTTAAATGTAATTAAAATAGCACTAAATCAGAGAAAAATCCTAAAAGATCAAAATAATAATATTGTAGAGTATAGAAAAGATATATTAGAAAAATATGATAAATACATAAAAGACGAAAATATATATTCACTTAAAGAATTTGAAAATATTTGGTATACGCTTATTAAAAAGGACTATTTAAAAAGTCAAGGAACGTATTTTTGGCAAATATTTATAAATACTGTTCATCAGACAATTTTTAGGGATAAATTATTGAAGTATGTTGATAAAAGTGAATACTTGGATTTGATTAGTGGATTAGATGGCGTATCACACTTGCGTCCTTTTTATGATATGTGGGATATGACTAGGGATATACTTAAAGATAAAGAGAGCTTTGAATTTTGGAATGAATCAAGTATAGTTGAAATAAAAAGACAATATGAAAAAGAATGTAAAAAGTACTTTATTCCGCAGTTCAAGAATTATATTAAGGCTTATGGGTATCATTCTAAAAAAGAACTAGATGTTACTTATCCATGCTACTGTGAGGATATAGAAACTGTTATAAAAATGTTCAAGGATACTATGCTTTTGGATGATAGTTATAACCCAAAAGAAGATAAAAAAAGTCAGCAAAAAAAATATTTTAAGCAGCTTGAAAAACTTAAAAGTAAAGTATCTAATAGAAAATATTCTAAGTTTATTTCAGAAGTTAAAGATATGAGAGAAATGCTGTGGTGGCGTGAGGAATTTAGAGATATAACTACAAAAATTTATTATGTAGTTAGAATTTATACCTTAAAACTTGCTGAATTATACAAACAAAATGGAATTATAGACAAAGAAGAGGACATATGGTATTTGAAAATTTTTGATATATGGGATTTTATAGATGGAAAGAAAAGTGATAAGGATATAAGGTCTATAATCATAAGAAATAGGAAATACTATAATTCATTTAGAAATTTTGAAAATGAAAATGAGATTGGTTGTAAGTTTGAAGGAATAGATTTAAAAGAGAAAAGCAGCAGTACTGATATTGTTGGAGTTGGATGTAATAATGGTATTGTTACAGGAACTGCTAGAGTAGTAGAAAGTTTAGATGAAATAGAAAGATTGCAGGTAGACGATATATTAATAACAAAATTTATAGATACAGGTTGGACAAGTAAATTTGCAATGTTAAAAGGTATTGTTACAGAGTATGGTGGACTATTATGTCATGCTGCAATTGTTTCTAGGGAATATGGTATTCCATGCATAGTATGTGCATATAATGCTACAAAATTAATCAAGGATGGCAGTAAAATTTCAATCAATGGTACAACAGGTGAAGTTACTATTTTAGAGGAGGGAAAAGCATGTTTATAG